In a genomic window of Alphaproteobacteria bacterium:
- a CDS encoding FIST C-terminal domain-containing protein yields the protein MKAYSTLFSGGMDPATFEKIRAISPNFICLFFSSQKVNSPILKSICESFKGITVIGCSTAGEISDDKMADDSISLLAVNFEKTKIKAAGVKIASADACYEQSRTLAQSLAGEDLAGVFILAPGLNVNGSAITRGFSSVLGSKVSISGGLAGDKTSFSKTHTLLNGEISENSLVAVGFYGKHIKIGTGSKGGWAPFGPARRVTKSDGNILYELDNKPALDLYKQYLGDKADQLPYSGLLYPFSILEDDQSETGLIRTILDVNHESKSLILAGDMPEGKLVRLMHADVDQLIVGAENAAEEANLGEPGHVTSVALLVSCVGRKLVMADDVIEEVEAVQHVLGPCTRMAGFYSYGEICISDVTKAAELHNQTMTITQLSESP from the coding sequence ATGAAAGCTTATTCAACACTTTTTTCCGGGGGGATGGATCCGGCGACTTTTGAAAAAATTCGCGCAATTTCGCCCAATTTTATCTGCCTTTTTTTCTCCTCGCAGAAGGTCAACAGCCCGATCCTCAAATCGATTTGTGAGAGTTTCAAGGGAATTACTGTCATTGGCTGTTCCACTGCGGGAGAGATTTCCGATGATAAAATGGCCGATGACTCGATTTCCCTTCTGGCGGTCAATTTTGAAAAAACCAAGATCAAGGCGGCCGGCGTTAAAATCGCCTCTGCGGATGCGTGCTATGAACAATCGCGCACACTTGCTCAAAGTCTGGCCGGTGAGGATCTTGCGGGCGTTTTTATCCTTGCTCCCGGGCTGAATGTCAACGGCAGCGCCATTACAAGAGGATTTTCCAGCGTTCTGGGTTCAAAGGTGAGCATCTCCGGGGGACTGGCCGGGGATAAAACCAGCTTTTCGAAAACCCATACGCTTCTCAACGGCGAAATTTCGGAGAACTCCCTTGTCGCTGTCGGCTTTTATGGGAAGCATATCAAGATCGGCACGGGATCCAAGGGTGGCTGGGCGCCGTTCGGGCCAGCACGGCGGGTCACGAAGTCCGATGGTAATATCCTCTATGAACTCGACAATAAGCCTGCGCTGGATCTTTATAAACAGTATCTTGGAGACAAAGCCGATCAGCTTCCCTATAGCGGCCTACTTTATCCGTTTTCCATTCTTGAGGACGACCAGAGCGAGACGGGTCTGATCCGCACGATCCTTGACGTCAACCATGAGAGCAAAAGCCTTATTCTTGCCGGCGATATGCCGGAGGGCAAGCTGGTGCGCCTGATGCACGCCGATGTCGACCAGTTGATCGTCGGCGCCGAAAACGCCGCCGAGGAAGCCAATCTGGGCGAGCCGGGTCATGTCACAAGCGTCGCCCTTCTGGTGAGTTGCGTGGGGCGCAAGCTTGTCATGGCCGACGACGTTATCGAAGAAGTCGAAGCCGTTCAGCACGTTCTTGGCCCCTGCACACGGATGGCCGGATTTTACTCGTACGGGGAAATCTGCATTTCCGACGTTACCAAAGCGGCGGAACTGCATAACCAGACCATGACCATCACACAGCTTTCCGAATCCCCATGA
- a CDS encoding response regulator, whose product MNPDSLKILIVDDHMLMRSMVENYCKSMGLQNLQQASGGSQALKLIQNNHYDLVLLDWGMPDLPGIEALKTLRADKKNDQTAIVMVTAESEDSRLIEALEAGATSYLVKPFSQEDFEKKIKNVIEWLKKQRE is encoded by the coding sequence ATGAACCCTGATAGCCTTAAAATTCTTATCGTTGACGATCATATGCTGATGCGAAGCATGGTCGAGAACTATTGCAAGTCTATGGGTCTGCAAAATCTGCAACAGGCCTCCGGCGGCAGTCAGGCTCTCAAACTCATACAGAACAACCATTATGATCTTGTGCTTTTGGATTGGGGTATGCCCGATCTCCCGGGAATTGAAGCGCTTAAGACGCTGCGCGCCGACAAGAAAAACGATCAAACAGCTATTGTCATGGTTACAGCCGAATCCGAGGATTCACGATTAATAGAGGCTCTGGAGGCCGGGGCGACCTCCTATCTTGTGAAACCGTTTTCGCAAGAAGATTTCGAGAAAAAAATCAAAAATGTGATTGAGTGGCTTAAGAAGCAGCGGGAATAA
- a CDS encoding TonB-dependent receptor, translating to MKKAGTIRALIGLLAFGTALNLDGLVWAQNVDYTGLESLYGEPVTTSATGKPQPVSKAPVSMDIVTDREIRASGAQDIPELLRRYAGVDVSRNFRDQADVNIRGYNQAYANRLLVLINGRQVYMDLFGMTLWNSFPVRMEEIKQIEIVRGPNTSLFGFNAASGVINIITYNPLYDNVGDVKLGYGSRGYNSLGGMKTFNVTQDASIRFSGERTGYDEFPHNHRINSARVPNAAAEDAFQKESLNLDSQIRLRENIHARLETGYNQQIGDNLTVFNTARDVSTLSRHAKIDLTYDAGKSGVYDLMAYHNSTRITVGMGRFNTFPEFSVANRLTVLQASGLLSPHPDHSIRLSAEYRNNFGQGNALGRNDSDNFTIDTFSSSAMWDWRISDRWSMANSGRVDFWTSDRDFTLDTSNTKINLPSLELEPEGTEFSFNSGLVYEVDPESSVRLSLGRGLHVPSIVELAFDENTSPFSELYGNPELDAEVNYTADLGYTRRFTEQSFSAGGNLIYQKIEDLIAPTVREFGPPGNLKADYTFENVGDSEAVFLELFAKGACLDESLNWNINYTYSLLADSETGIPDHRFNFEDAQPDHKINLALDYKKGPFELGTDVHFVSGFKYSTVTADFFDAYLQKDVDAYVVLNARAAYNLAENTTLSLNGYNLAEEHEERPFFIQHPLIGRDGSNELGRTVVMALEHRF from the coding sequence ATGAAAAAGGCAGGAACCATAAGGGCGCTGATCGGGCTGTTGGCGTTCGGCACGGCTTTGAATCTTGACGGCTTGGTATGGGCCCAGAATGTCGATTACACCGGGCTTGAGTCTCTCTATGGTGAACCCGTAACAACGAGCGCTACAGGGAAGCCGCAGCCCGTGTCAAAAGCTCCGGTCTCTATGGACATTGTAACGGACAGGGAAATCAGAGCCAGCGGCGCACAGGATATCCCGGAGTTGCTCAGGCGCTACGCCGGAGTGGACGTCTCTCGCAATTTTCGTGACCAAGCTGATGTGAATATCCGGGGCTACAATCAGGCGTACGCTAACCGCCTGTTGGTTCTGATTAACGGGCGGCAGGTTTATATGGATTTGTTCGGAATGACGTTATGGAATTCATTCCCGGTCAGAATGGAGGAAATCAAGCAAATCGAAATTGTCCGCGGGCCGAACACGTCACTCTTCGGCTTTAACGCGGCTTCAGGCGTGATAAACATCATCACCTACAACCCCCTTTACGACAACGTAGGGGACGTAAAGTTAGGCTACGGCAGCAGGGGATACAACTCCTTGGGCGGAATGAAGACATTCAATGTCACGCAGGATGCCTCCATCCGTTTTTCCGGGGAGCGCACGGGATACGATGAGTTTCCGCATAATCACCGGATCAATTCGGCGCGGGTACCCAATGCCGCGGCCGAGGACGCCTTCCAGAAAGAATCTCTGAACCTCGACTCGCAAATCAGACTCCGTGAGAATATCCATGCGCGTCTGGAGACCGGATACAACCAGCAGATCGGCGACAACCTGACCGTTTTCAACACGGCCCGCGACGTCTCGACCCTCTCGCGCCACGCCAAGATCGATCTGACCTATGATGCCGGTAAGTCCGGAGTCTATGATCTGATGGCCTATCACAACTCCACAAGAATTACAGTCGGAATGGGGCGGTTTAACACCTTTCCTGAATTTTCGGTGGCCAACCGACTGACGGTTCTTCAGGCATCCGGGCTGCTCTCCCCGCATCCTGACCACAGCATCCGCTTAAGCGCAGAGTACAGGAATAATTTTGGCCAAGGGAACGCGCTCGGCCGGAATGACAGCGACAATTTCACGATTGATACATTCTCATCATCGGCGATGTGGGATTGGCGCATATCCGACCGCTGGTCCATGGCAAACTCGGGCAGGGTCGATTTTTGGACCTCTGATCGCGATTTCACACTGGACACCTCGAATACCAAAATCAATCTTCCAAGTCTTGAATTGGAGCCGGAGGGAACGGAATTCAGTTTTAACAGCGGTTTGGTCTATGAGGTGGACCCGGAATCCTCCGTGCGCCTCTCTTTGGGCAGGGGGCTGCACGTCCCCAGCATCGTCGAACTCGCCTTTGACGAAAACACGTCTCCCTTTTCGGAGCTTTACGGAAACCCTGAGCTTGATGCGGAAGTCAACTACACAGCGGATCTGGGCTATACCCGGAGATTTACCGAACAGAGCTTCAGCGCAGGAGGAAATCTTATCTATCAGAAAATTGAAGATCTGATCGCACCGACTGTGCGCGAATTTGGCCCTCCCGGCAATCTGAAGGCGGACTATACCTTTGAAAATGTAGGGGACTCAGAGGCGGTTTTTCTGGAGCTTTTTGCCAAGGGCGCCTGTTTGGATGAGTCTTTGAATTGGAATATCAATTATACCTATTCGCTTCTGGCCGACAGCGAAACCGGAATCCCCGACCACCGCTTCAATTTCGAGGACGCACAACCCGACCATAAAATCAATCTGGCTCTGGACTACAAAAAAGGCCCGTTCGAACTGGGCACGGACGTGCATTTTGTATCGGGATTTAAATACTCCACTGTGACGGCGGATTTCTTTGACGCCTATCTACAAAAGGACGTCGATGCCTACGTTGTCCTCAACGCCCGGGCAGCCTATAACCTTGCGGAGAACACAACGCTTTCCCTTAACGGCTATAATTTGGCTGAAGAGCATGAAGAACGGCCGTTTTTTATCCAGCACCCCCTGATCGGGCGGGACGGATCCAACGAACTGGGCCGCACGGTGGTTATGGCGCTGGAACACCGTTTTTAA
- a CDS encoding PAS domain-containing protein, with protein MNIYKIFFLFFAGVGFIVFSPILIIFLDTVSAFHTSSKIREQNQIVNQTRLLNYSLILETQKAMVLISGTKENRDIFKSGWKDVRKENSEALNALVQAAMSISDTPKTAVTLQELEKARLGSEKLSEALEKDNYIHPETFLDTQKHLSETLALLRIEILEPQSAAEFAFQQSFLVHKTAQNLLDLTAYEGNLLLSFIHADENLDDSTMQRLTLLRDTAQTERSQLSRQIEKINRGKNFSNDTPGFGVFYGLQDFEDSFKSLDEMRRRIYSSSMAGEPYPVAAQEWKKGFEQALDSIKRLEDVVSMPAEAALQDHLKSLTRRLSLITVAGLVAIGILYILFLILKVRILKPIGLVTKRMTELAAGDLELDLPETTRMDEVAEMIEALKVFKQTALNARRLATIPERNPDPIIELNENGMITYMNEAAIREFPNMYMVDGTVHPIFKDFVDLQMESLSARKNTVLHVRKVNDKYYERYTTFVALQDQSLTRVFLRDITEKVKQEGALQESQERAQAFMNALEASQTGLVVLLFNNGNWMVDFVNGSFTHMTGYRLDEIKAAPFSFLSGPLTDLSALSFLKSRIERRMSGSRELLCYKSDGSAFWVRMQVAPILNRQGKINKYSLMLEDISEEREREDGAKKQQNLVAVGEMAGGMAHEINNALQPILGLSEALSKKFSSDPEAHEQYELSKVVYEYALYAKNIVSDMLSFTRQESSVLTPVKACEILDQNLKLLQDSLPDRVRLVSENIQDGSSEERLDATIHINPTGFFQIMANLIKNACHAMDDNGTITVGYCERSVSDDNALNLPSGSYFEIQVRDTGCGMDDKTKAKIFEPFFSTKKVGEGTGLGLSVVYGILQRWGGHIEVASAPGKGTVFTLLIPIQEQSVQGLLPNVASAALKNGVPAP; from the coding sequence ATGAATATTTATAAAATCTTCTTCCTGTTCTTTGCCGGGGTCGGTTTTATTGTTTTCAGTCCTATCCTGATCATATTTCTTGATACGGTCAGCGCCTTTCATACCTCTAGTAAAATCCGTGAGCAAAACCAGATCGTCAACCAGACGCGACTGCTTAATTACAGCCTGATCCTTGAGACGCAGAAGGCGATGGTCCTGATTTCCGGAACCAAGGAGAACCGCGATATTTTCAAATCGGGATGGAAGGATGTCCGAAAGGAAAACAGCGAAGCCCTGAACGCCCTGGTCCAAGCAGCGATGAGTATTTCGGATACCCCTAAGACTGCCGTGACTCTGCAGGAGCTTGAAAAAGCGCGACTGGGTTCAGAGAAATTGAGCGAAGCTCTTGAGAAAGATAATTATATCCACCCTGAAACTTTCCTTGATACCCAGAAGCATCTTAGCGAAACTCTGGCCCTGCTGCGGATTGAAATTCTTGAACCACAGAGCGCCGCGGAGTTTGCCTTTCAACAAAGCTTTCTTGTCCATAAAACCGCCCAGAATCTCCTTGATCTGACCGCCTATGAAGGAAACCTGCTTCTTTCCTTTATTCATGCCGACGAAAATCTCGACGATTCAACCATGCAACGGCTGACCCTGCTGCGTGATACCGCGCAAACCGAGCGCTCCCAGCTCTCTCGGCAGATCGAAAAAATCAACAGAGGAAAAAATTTCTCGAACGATACTCCTGGTTTTGGAGTGTTTTATGGGCTTCAGGATTTTGAGGACTCCTTTAAAAGCCTCGATGAGATGAGGCGCCGCATTTATTCCTCCAGCATGGCGGGTGAGCCTTATCCCGTAGCCGCACAGGAATGGAAAAAGGGCTTTGAACAGGCTCTGGACAGTATCAAGAGGCTGGAGGACGTCGTTTCCATGCCCGCTGAGGCCGCCCTGCAAGATCATCTCAAGAGCCTGACCCGCCGCCTGTCCCTGATTACCGTTGCCGGACTGGTAGCCATCGGTATTCTTTACATCCTCTTCCTTATCCTTAAGGTGCGGATTTTGAAACCGATTGGCCTCGTCACCAAGAGAATGACTGAACTTGCCGCCGGGGATCTCGAACTTGACCTTCCGGAAACTACACGGATGGACGAAGTGGCCGAGATGATTGAGGCGCTCAAAGTCTTCAAACAAACCGCCCTTAATGCCCGCAGACTGGCAACTATTCCTGAACGTAACCCTGACCCCATCATCGAATTGAACGAGAACGGGATGATCACCTATATGAACGAAGCGGCTATTCGCGAGTTTCCGAATATGTACATGGTTGACGGGACCGTTCACCCGATTTTCAAGGACTTCGTCGATCTGCAGATGGAGAGCCTGTCAGCGCGAAAAAACACGGTTCTTCATGTGCGTAAAGTTAATGATAAATATTATGAGCGGTATACGACGTTTGTGGCGTTGCAGGACCAGTCCCTGACCCGCGTCTTCCTGCGGGATATCACCGAAAAAGTGAAACAGGAAGGCGCCTTGCAGGAGAGTCAGGAACGTGCCCAAGCTTTCATGAATGCGCTCGAGGCCAGTCAAACCGGCCTCGTCGTTCTACTGTTTAATAACGGGAACTGGATGGTCGATTTTGTCAATGGCAGCTTCACGCATATGACGGGGTACAGACTTGACGAGATCAAAGCCGCACCTTTCAGTTTTCTGTCCGGCCCCCTTACAGACCTATCAGCCTTAAGTTTCCTTAAAAGCCGGATTGAACGGCGCATGAGCGGAAGCCGCGAACTCCTTTGTTACAAGAGCGATGGTTCTGCTTTCTGGGTGCGGATGCAAGTCGCGCCGATCCTGAACAGACAGGGCAAAATCAACAAATACAGTTTGATGTTGGAAGATATATCGGAAGAGCGCGAACGCGAGGACGGAGCCAAAAAGCAGCAAAATCTTGTCGCTGTAGGGGAAATGGCCGGAGGGATGGCGCATGAAATCAATAACGCGCTCCAGCCCATTCTTGGCCTTAGCGAAGCCTTGTCCAAAAAATTTTCCTCCGATCCCGAGGCCCACGAGCAGTATGAATTGTCAAAAGTCGTATATGAGTATGCCCTTTATGCGAAAAACATCGTCAGCGATATGCTGTCCTTCACGCGCCAGGAAAGCAGCGTTCTTACCCCTGTCAAAGCCTGCGAGATTCTCGACCAAAACCTTAAACTTCTTCAGGACAGTCTTCCTGACCGTGTGCGCCTTGTCAGCGAAAATATTCAGGACGGCTCTTCCGAAGAACGACTTGACGCCACAATCCATATCAACCCCACCGGGTTTTTTCAGATCATGGCCAACCTTATCAAGAACGCCTGCCACGCTATGGACGACAACGGAACTATCACCGTTGGTTACTGCGAACGATCCGTTTCCGACGATAACGCCTTGAATCTTCCTTCAGGCTCATATTTCGAGATTCAGGTCCGGGATACGGGGTGCGGAATGGACGATAAGACAAAGGCCAAAATTTTTGAGCCCTTTTTCAGCACAAAAAAAGTCGGCGAAGGCACAGGGCTTGGGCTTTCCGTAGTTTACGGCATCCTGCAGAGATGGGGCGGGCATATTGAGGTGGCTTCCGCGCCCGGAAAAGGCACGGTTTTTACGCTTCTTATTCCCATACAGGAGCAGAGCGTTCAAGGCTTGCTGCCGAACGTGGCCTCGGCCGCTCTTAAAAACGGTGTTCCAGCGCCATAA
- a CDS encoding response regulator → MARILIVDDEPGVIITLKTMLKVDGHEVVIAENGVSGIECLQTHKGSLDLVITDIQMPEMDGLQFISRLLDIAPDLPVIAISGGGNRLSNLDPLASLKDKISGTVRKPFTHDELFQAVNAALDSAFNRRSGL, encoded by the coding sequence ATGGCGCGTATCCTTATCGTCGATGACGAACCCGGTGTCATCATTACACTGAAGACGATGCTCAAGGTGGACGGGCATGAGGTTGTTATTGCCGAAAATGGGGTTTCCGGCATTGAATGTCTGCAGACACATAAGGGTTCCCTTGATCTCGTGATCACAGATATCCAGATGCCGGAGATGGACGGGTTGCAGTTTATCTCGCGCCTTCTGGACATTGCGCCCGATTTGCCGGTGATCGCCATTTCCGGCGGGGGGAACAGGCTTTCCAACCTTGATCCTCTGGCCAGCCTTAAAGATAAAATTTCGGGAACCGTACGCAAGCCGTTTACGCATGACGAGCTTTTTCAGGCGGTCAACGCCGCTCTTGATTCTGCCTTTAACCGGAGGTCTGGTTTATGA
- a CDS encoding sensor histidine kinase → MDKKILLADYHALDVLDHVLGRVTHKFSNLICPVLGFSEILVKMNKDEALREFIEHTYDYSTELRAFNDFLGASDLLSSTSLQSRVTPYSEAFLKSYSDALIFLTGVTPNFPSKEDAPLCLRHDPGALEAVMTHIICNALEAGAEADSLQISCKCQNLSDDVGQMLNLSPGDYGQFTLSGPSPAASPEALRQALHPLYTTKDISRHKGMGLWHSYRLMRRMGGTILFFNAPDRRTCVSLLLPLLTDRES, encoded by the coding sequence ATGGATAAGAAGATTCTCTTGGCTGATTACCACGCTCTGGACGTGCTGGACCACGTACTCGGACGGGTGACGCACAAATTCAGCAATCTTATTTGCCCGGTCCTGGGGTTCAGCGAAATTCTGGTTAAAATGAATAAGGATGAGGCTCTGCGCGAGTTTATCGAGCATACCTATGACTATTCCACGGAACTCCGTGCCTTTAACGACTTTCTGGGAGCCAGCGATCTTCTGTCGAGCACCAGCCTGCAGAGCCGTGTGACACCATATTCCGAAGCCTTCTTGAAGAGCTATAGCGATGCCCTGATATTTCTTACGGGGGTTACCCCCAATTTCCCCTCCAAGGAGGATGCGCCGCTCTGCCTCCGCCATGATCCCGGGGCGCTTGAAGCCGTGATGACCCATATTATTTGCAACGCGCTTGAGGCCGGGGCCGAAGCGGATTCACTTCAGATTTCCTGTAAATGCCAAAATCTTTCCGACGATGTGGGGCAAATGTTAAACCTCAGCCCCGGAGATTATGGCCAGTTTACTCTTTCCGGACCTTCTCCTGCCGCCTCTCCGGAAGCCCTCAGGCAGGCTCTGCACCCCCTTTATACGACTAAGGATATTTCCCGCCATAAGGGCATGGGCCTGTGGCACAGTTACCGCCTGATGCGGCGGATGGGCGGGACAATTCTTTTTTTCAACGCCCCTGACCGGAGAACCTGCGTTTCGCTCCTTTTGCCCCTCTTAACAGACAGAGAGTCCTAA
- a CDS encoding response regulator has product MDYEKLRVLIVDDYMIIRKLVAQQLVMIGVAHVDAASDGVEAQEMLARNKYDIVLLDWGMPNKNGYDLLRECKADQRFSDTAIIMMTGESEKKSVKDALEAGAYSYLVKPVDLDSLKAKIDAAVQKLAESKVKADD; this is encoded by the coding sequence GTGGATTACGAAAAATTAAGAGTTTTGATCGTCGATGATTACATGATCATCCGCAAGCTGGTAGCTCAGCAACTCGTCATGATCGGGGTCGCCCATGTCGATGCGGCCTCTGATGGCGTGGAAGCGCAGGAAATGCTTGCCCGGAATAAATACGACATCGTCCTTCTGGATTGGGGAATGCCGAACAAAAACGGCTACGACCTGCTGAGGGAGTGTAAGGCGGATCAACGTTTTTCAGACACGGCGATCATCATGATGACGGGCGAGAGCGAAAAGAAGTCGGTCAAGGACGCTCTGGAAGCCGGAGCGTACTCATACCTCGTCAAGCCTGTTGATCTTGACTCCCTGAAGGCAAAAATCGACGCGGCCGTGCAAAAGCTCGCAGAGAGCAAGGTCAAAGCCGATGACTGA
- a CDS encoding glycosyltransferase family 4 protein, producing MKLMFVIKTMTHGTGGAERVLSQITTELCRLGHEVSLVTFDAPGEKPFYPLSEHVKRIDLGLGDPQKKSNVGITLKRMHALRKSAIKERPDVVIAFMHSAFVPAAFALLGMGIPVIGSEHIVPAHYDRRKLEFAFFLFSLPFLRKITVVSEKIRDSYPAFARRKMVVVPNPVKRPLPGLEGLRDLTKRPVILNVGRLDPQKDQETLIRAFSILAPDFPDWDLRIIGEGELRPELEKLISELNLKGRVFLPGLSGDIDREYAAASLFVIPSRYEAFGLATAEAMTYGMPAIGFADCPGTNEIIEDGHNGLLAKGEHRVNALAESMEKLMTSKEYRKELGEKAAESHAQLTSESIAHRWDDFLCGFTTS from the coding sequence ATGAAGCTGATGTTCGTCATCAAAACCATGACGCATGGCACGGGCGGCGCCGAGAGAGTGCTTAGCCAGATCACGACCGAACTCTGCCGTCTTGGTCACGAGGTGAGCCTTGTGACTTTTGATGCTCCGGGGGAAAAGCCGTTTTATCCTCTTTCAGAACACGTAAAAAGAATTGATCTCGGCTTGGGAGACCCGCAAAAAAAGTCGAACGTCGGCATTACCCTTAAGAGAATGCACGCCCTGCGTAAATCCGCGATAAAGGAGCGGCCCGACGTTGTGATCGCCTTTATGCACAGCGCCTTCGTTCCCGCCGCCTTTGCCCTTCTCGGCATGGGCATCCCCGTTATCGGGAGCGAGCATATCGTTCCGGCGCATTATGACCGCCGCAAGCTGGAGTTCGCTTTTTTCCTGTTCAGCCTGCCTTTTTTGAGAAAAATTACCGTTGTTTCAGAGAAAATCCGCGACTCCTATCCTGCCTTCGCTCGGCGCAAGATGGTTGTGGTTCCCAACCCTGTGAAGCGGCCCCTTCCGGGCCTTGAGGGGCTTCGTGATCTTACCAAAAGGCCTGTTATTCTGAATGTCGGACGGCTTGATCCGCAGAAAGATCAGGAAACCCTGATCCGCGCTTTTTCAATCCTCGCGCCGGACTTTCCCGACTGGGATTTGCGGATTATCGGGGAAGGAGAACTTCGTCCTGAACTAGAAAAGCTTATTTCTGAACTGAACCTCAAAGGCCGCGTTTTTCTTCCGGGTCTTTCCGGTGATATCGACCGTGAATATGCCGCCGCCTCTCTTTTCGTTATTCCTTCACGTTATGAAGCCTTCGGTCTTGCGACCGCCGAGGCGATGACCTACGGGATGCCAGCCATCGGGTTCGCGGACTGCCCGGGGACGAATGAAATTATAGAAGACGGTCACAACGGCTTACTCGCGAAGGGCGAGCACCGCGTGAACGCCTTAGCGGAATCCATGGAGAAACTTATGACCTCCAAAGAATACCGCAAAGAATTGGGAGAAAAGGCCGCGGAAAGCCATGCTCAACTGACTTCCGAATCCATTGCGCACCGCTGGGACGATTTCCTGTGCGGCTTTACGACGTCTTAA